In Microvenator marinus, one genomic interval encodes:
- a CDS encoding lactate 2-monooxygenase has translation MSEIGRKRQSEIYVQGVSGARPKVPISMARLEAQASQIMSPEAFAYIAGGAGLESTMDNNLRAFEADRIVPRMLVDVSERDTSVELFGRRLESPFLLAPIGVQEMAHPDADLATARAAAATGVPMIFSNQASVSMEKCAAEMGDSPRWFQLYWSKSNDLVASLVSRAEACGCEAIVVTLDTTLLGWRIRDLDLAYLPFLRGKGIAQYTSDPVFQKLLAETPANSEVDQDRKITLDTVKAIAQLMTTYPDDLLSNVRSGKPLAAVRQFINIYSRPSLTWEDLPFLREHTKLPIILKGIQHPDDAKRAKDEGVDGIIVSNHGGRQVDGAVASYEALKSCVAATGPDYPVLFDSGIRSGADAFKAIAHGARAVCLGRPYIWGLALAGEEGVKEVITNFKADFDLTMGLAGCRSIAEIDANAVRSV, from the coding sequence ATGAGTGAAATCGGGAGAAAGCGACAAAGCGAAATCTACGTTCAAGGTGTTAGCGGTGCGCGTCCAAAGGTGCCCATTTCAATGGCAAGGCTCGAGGCACAAGCTTCTCAGATTATGAGCCCAGAGGCGTTCGCGTATATCGCCGGTGGTGCCGGACTTGAGAGCACGATGGACAATAATCTGCGTGCTTTTGAAGCGGATCGTATCGTGCCGCGTATGCTTGTGGACGTATCGGAGCGCGACACGTCCGTTGAGCTTTTTGGTAGGCGTTTGGAGAGTCCGTTTCTCCTCGCTCCGATTGGTGTTCAAGAGATGGCCCACCCAGATGCAGACCTCGCGACGGCGCGTGCTGCAGCTGCCACAGGTGTACCCATGATCTTCTCTAATCAAGCGTCGGTTTCGATGGAGAAGTGCGCCGCTGAGATGGGCGATTCACCGCGCTGGTTCCAGCTCTACTGGTCTAAATCTAATGACCTCGTGGCTAGCTTGGTCTCCCGCGCCGAAGCGTGCGGTTGCGAGGCTATCGTTGTGACGCTGGACACGACGCTTCTAGGCTGGCGAATCCGCGACTTGGACCTCGCCTATTTGCCATTCCTGAGAGGGAAAGGGATTGCACAGTACACCTCAGACCCAGTGTTTCAAAAGTTGTTGGCCGAGACTCCAGCGAACTCCGAGGTCGATCAAGACCGCAAGATTACACTCGATACCGTTAAGGCTATCGCCCAATTGATGACCACGTATCCTGATGACCTCTTGAGTAACGTTCGTTCCGGAAAGCCGCTTGCAGCCGTCAGGCAGTTTATCAATATCTACTCGCGGCCATCGCTTACTTGGGAAGATTTGCCGTTTCTAAGAGAGCACACCAAACTTCCTATTATTCTCAAAGGCATTCAGCACCCAGATGACGCAAAACGGGCCAAAGACGAAGGTGTGGACGGTATTATCGTGTCGAACCACGGCGGCCGGCAGGTCGACGGTGCGGTCGCGTCCTACGAAGCCTTGAAATCTTGTGTGGCAGCGACTGGGCCGGACTATCCAGTGCTCTTTGATAGCGGCATCCGAAGTGGCGCAGACGCGTTTAAGGCAATTGCCCATGGTGCGAGAGCCGTTTGCCTTGGTCGCCCCTATATCTGGGGATTGGCGTTGGCAGGTGAAGAAGGAGTCAAAGAGGTCATCACGAATTTCAAAGCTGACTTCGATTTGACCATGGGGCTCGCCGGTTGCCGAAGCATCGCCGAGATCGACGCTAATGCGGTACGGTCTGTGTAG
- a CDS encoding hybrid sensor histidine kinase/response regulator, whose protein sequence is MYEHDDDFFEMSLDCICVAGRDGYFKRLNQSWVRTLGWTKEELLARPILDFVLPEDHHTVLNARAAMFERGSHSLLRNRYRTKDGGFRWFEWRSVYDFGKELVYAVARDVTDQMEAELALEASRQEQEKMKTQLIFADRMSSVGTLAAGVAHEINNPLTFIVGNLSLVQELYPKDESLQKMIGESLKGAERIRKIVLSLNTLSRSENEETHVVALLPIVQTSMDMTQNEIRHSAHLQTQFERVPNVNGDSARLGQVLINLLINAAQAMEDQAYDDSVITVSTYTNDAGEAVVEIKDTGPGISEENRLKVFEPFFTTKPVGVGTGLGLSICHSIIAGFGGRIELSSSSKGCVFQVILPASDREITLQSPTVVKASESSARILVVDDEPVIGMVISQALREHKVVTKTSAIEALEALDSAEFDLILTDLMMPGMTGMDFFERLERAGDSRAHTVVFMTGGAFTTRAQEFLEAHPRRCIEKPFTPDELRAFIQRWMGLIHKA, encoded by the coding sequence ATGTACGAACACGATGACGATTTCTTTGAAATGTCTCTCGACTGCATTTGTGTTGCAGGGAGAGATGGATATTTCAAACGACTGAACCAGTCCTGGGTGCGGACCCTTGGTTGGACAAAGGAGGAGTTGCTCGCGAGACCTATTCTTGACTTCGTGCTTCCCGAGGATCACCACACTGTGCTCAATGCCCGAGCCGCTATGTTCGAAAGAGGGAGTCACTCGCTCTTGCGCAATCGGTACCGAACAAAGGACGGCGGGTTTCGTTGGTTTGAGTGGCGCTCCGTCTATGATTTTGGAAAGGAATTGGTTTACGCCGTTGCGCGTGACGTCACCGACCAGATGGAAGCTGAGCTTGCGCTCGAGGCATCTCGACAAGAACAGGAGAAGATGAAGACGCAGCTCATCTTCGCCGACCGCATGTCCAGCGTGGGTACACTCGCCGCTGGAGTAGCCCACGAGATCAACAATCCGCTCACGTTCATTGTTGGAAATCTCTCACTGGTCCAAGAACTCTACCCCAAGGACGAATCCCTTCAGAAGATGATCGGCGAGTCCTTGAAGGGCGCTGAGCGGATTCGGAAGATTGTTCTGAGTCTGAATACGTTGTCGAGGTCGGAGAACGAGGAAACCCATGTGGTTGCCCTCCTGCCTATTGTGCAGACCTCGATGGATATGACCCAAAATGAGATCCGTCATAGCGCTCATCTTCAGACCCAATTTGAGCGAGTACCCAACGTCAATGGTGACTCAGCGCGGCTTGGCCAGGTGCTTATCAATCTGCTCATCAATGCCGCTCAGGCGATGGAGGATCAGGCCTATGACGATAGCGTCATCACCGTTTCTACCTACACCAACGATGCGGGTGAGGCGGTAGTAGAGATCAAGGACACAGGCCCGGGTATCTCTGAGGAGAATAGGCTGAAAGTCTTCGAGCCCTTCTTCACAACCAAACCAGTAGGAGTTGGGACGGGTTTGGGGCTCTCAATCTGTCACTCGATCATCGCTGGTTTTGGTGGCCGAATCGAACTTAGTTCCTCGTCTAAGGGGTGTGTTTTCCAGGTCATTTTGCCAGCGAGCGACCGGGAGATAACGCTTCAGTCGCCAACCGTTGTGAAGGCGTCTGAGAGCTCGGCACGCATCCTCGTGGTTGATGATGAGCCTGTAATTGGCATGGTAATCTCGCAGGCTCTTCGGGAACACAAGGTTGTGACTAAGACAAGCGCCATCGAAGCCCTTGAGGCCTTGGACTCCGCTGAGTTTGATTTGATCTTGACGGACCTGATGATGCCGGGAATGACGGGAATGGACTTTTTTGAGCGCCTTGAAAGGGCCGGAGACTCACGCGCACATACGGTGGTCTTCATGACTGGTGGCGCATTCACGACGCGCGCACAGGAGTTTCTCGAAGCCCATCCCCGCCGATGCATCGAGAAGCCTTTCACCCCGGACGAGCTTCGAGCATTCATCCAGCGTTGGATGGGCCTTATCCACAAAGCCTAG